In Toxotes jaculatrix isolate fToxJac2 chromosome 12, fToxJac2.pri, whole genome shotgun sequence, the following are encoded in one genomic region:
- the pds5b gene encoding sister chromatid cohesion protein PDS5 homolog B — MAHSKARAADGKVTYPPGVKEISDKISKEEMVRRLKMVVKTFMDMDQDSEEEKELYLNLALHLASDFFLKHPDKDVRLLVACCLADIFRIYAPEAPYTSPDKLKDIFMFITRQLKGLEDTKSAQFNRYFYLLENIAWVKSYNICFELEDSNEIFTQLYRTLFQVINNGHNQKVHMHMVDLMSSIICEGDTVSQELLDTVLVNLVPAHKNLNKQAYDLAKALLKRTAQAIEPYITNFFNQVLMLGKTSVSDLSEHVFDLILELYNIDSHLLLSVLPQLEFKLKSNDNDERLQVVKLLAKMFGAKDSELAAQNKPLWQCYLGRFNDIHVPIRLECVKFASHCLMNHPDLAKDLTEYLRVRSHDPEEAIRHDVIVSIVTAAKKDLSLVNDALLNFVKERTLDKRWRVRKEAMMGLASIYRKYSLQGEGGREASKQISWIKDKLLHIYYQNSIDDRLLVERVFAQYMVPHNLETAERMKCLYYLYATLDTNAVKALNEMWKCQNLLRHHVKDLLDLVKKPKSEASSKAVFAKVMVITRNLPDPGKAQDFVKKLAQVLDDDERIRDQLETLVSPTCSCKQAEVCVRDITKKLGSPKQPSNPFLEMVKFLLERIAPVHIDTESISALIKQVNKSIDGTADDEEEGVPTEEAIRAGLELLKVLSFTHPVSFHSAETFESLLGCLKMDDEKVAEAALQIFKNTGSKMEESFPHIKSVLLPVLQAKAKRGPPRQAKYAIHCINAMFSNRDTHFAQIFEPLHKGLDPANLEQLITPLTTLGHLAQLAPEQFAAPLKSLVANFIVKDLLMNDRIPGKKTTKLWVPDDEVSPETLAKIQGIKLMVRWLLGVKNNQSKSGNSTLRMLTAILHSDGDLTEQGRMGKPDMSRLRLAAACALLKLAQEPCYHEIITLEQYQLCALVINDECYQVRQCFSQKLHRGLCRLRLPLEYMAVFALCAKDPVKERRAHARQCLVKNVNIRREYLKQHAAISDKLFSLLPEYVVPYTIHLLAHDPDYVKVQDIEQLKEIKEALWFVLEIIMAKNENNSHAFIRKMVENIKQTKDAQAPTDPKTNEKLYTVCDVAMHIIMSKSTTYSLESPKDPVLPSRFFTKPDKNFSNTKNYLPPEMKAFFTPGKPKSANVLGAVNKPLSSAGKQLQSKASRMETASNDDSSSNPGSPQRSKTRHDSTEMDHSENEDISLKRADSTDKDIEKPRGRKRGVTSSDDQDSKPKRGRKKAAANTTAATESEDQWDEDNRPEDEQNSPPKKGRRGRPPKSTTAGQDTPSKGKRGRKKAAPPPEDEDEEEEEEEDRGEEEAEDEEEEDDRSSENMEVKTKGGRQARTPRRSQGSESAESTPQKRRGRPPKSAQPPAKKPTRGGRSKAAAAKDDSEEEDEEEEEEQEDEPTPKGRKKAAGRRR, encoded by the exons ATGGTTGTGAAGACCTTCATGGACATGGACCAGGACtctgaggaagagaaggagctATACCTGAACCTAGCCCTCCACTTAGCATCAGACTTCTTCCTCAAACACCCAGACAAGGATGTGCGTCTGCTGGTGGCTTGCTGTCTAGCAGACATATTCAGGATTTACGCCCCGGAGGCGCCCTACACCTCCCCAGATAAGCTCAAG GACATTTTCATGTTTATCACCAGACAGCTCAAAGGACTGGAGGACACCAAAAGCGCTCAGTTCAACAGATACTTCTACCTGCTTGAG AACATAGCATGGGTGAAGTCCTACAATATTTGCTTTGAGCTTGAAGACAGCAATGAGATATTCACCCAGCTTTACAGAACACTCTTCCAGGTCATCAa CAACGGCCACAACCAGAAGGTGCACATGCATATGGTGGACCTGATGAGCTCCATCATCTGCGAGGGAGACACTGTATcgcaggagctgttggacacaGTGTTGGTCAACCTGGTGCCAGCGCACAAG aATTTGAATAAACAAGCTTATGACCTGGCCAAAGCTCTGCTGAAGAGGACCGCTCAGGCTATTGAACCTTACATCACCAAT TTCTTCAACCAGGTGCTGATGCTGGGAAAGACCTCAGTCAGTGATCTGTCTGAACACGTTTTTGACCTCATCTTGGAACTTTACAACATCGACAGTcacctgcttctctctgtgctgccgCAGCTGGAGTTTAAACTCAAG agtaatgataatgatgagaGGCTGCAGGTGGTGAAGCTGCTGGCTAAGATGTTTGGAGCCAAGGACTCTGAGTTGGCAGCGCAGAACAAACCACTCTGGCAGTGTTACCTGGGCAG GTTCAATGACATCCATGTGCCTATCAGACTGGAGTGTGTGAAGTTCGCCAGTCACTGTCTCATGAACCACCCAGACCTGGCCAAAGACCTCACAG AATACTTGAGGGTCAGATCACATGACCCAGAGGAAGCCATCCGCCATGATGTCATTGTTTCTATAGTAACTGCTGCCAAGAAAGACTTGTCGCTAGTCAATGATGCATTGCTCAATTTTGTAAAGGAGAGGACCTTGGACAAGAGA TGGCGTGTACGTAAGGAAGCCATGATGGGCCTGGCATCGATCTACAGGAAGTACTCActgcagggagagggagggagggaggcctCTAAACAGATTTCCTGGATCAAAGACAAGCTGCTCCATATCTACTACCAGAACAGCATTGATGACAG GTTGCTGGTAGAGCGAGTCTTTGCCCAGTACATGGTTCCTCACAACCTGGAAACCGCTGAGAGGATGAAGTGTCTTTATTACCTGTATGCCACCTTAGACACAAATGCTGTCAA AGCTCTAAATGAGATGTGGAAGTGCCAGAATCTGCTAAGACACCATGTCAAAGACCTGCTGGACTTGGTCAAAAAACCCAAG TCTGAAGCATCCAGCAAAGCTGTGTTTGCCAAAGTCATGGTGATCACAA GGAACTTGCCAGACCCGGGCAAAGCACAGGACTTTGTGAAGAAGCTGGCCCAGGTCCTGGATGATGACGAGCGGATCAGGGATCAGTTGGAAACCTTAGTCAGCCCCACCTGCTCCTGCAAGCAAGCTGAAGTCTGTGTG AGAGACATCACTAAAAAGCTCGGCAGTCCCAAACAGCCCAGCAATCCTTTCCTGGAAATGGTCAAGTTCCTGCTGGAGAGAATTGCTCCTGTACACATCGACACAGAGTCCATCAG TGCTTTGATAAAACAGGTGAACAAATCTATAGATGGAACagctgatgatgaggaggaaggcGTTCCCACTGAAGAGGCCATCAGAGCAGGACTGGAACTGCTGAAG GTGCTGTCGTTCACACATCCGGTGTCGTTCCACTCTGCAGAGACGTTTGAGTCTCTGTTGGGATGTCTGAAGATGGATGACGAGAAGGTGGCCGAGGCTGCGCTGCAGATCTTCAAGAACACTGGCAGCAAAATGGAAGAGAGTTTCCCTCACATCAAATC AGTTTTACTGCCGGTACTGCAGGCCAAAGCCAAGAGAGGCCCCCCTCGTCAGGCCAAGTATGCCATTCACTGCATCAACGCCATGTTCagcaacagagacacacactttgCCCAGATCTTCGAG CCTCTGCACAAAGGCCTGGACCCTGCTAACCTGGAGCAGCTCATCACTCCTTTGACCACCCTGGGTCACCTGGCTCAGCTAGCTCCAGAACAGTTTGCTGCACCGCTCAAATCTCTCGTCGCCAACTTCATTGTGAAGGATCTGCTCATGAATGACAGG ATCCCAGGAAAGAAGACAACCAAACTTTGGGTTCCTGATGATGAAGTGTCCCCAGAGACTCTGGCGAAG ATCCAAGGCATAAAGCTGATGGTGAGGTGGTTACTGGGAGTGAAGAACAACCAGAGCAAATCGGGGAACTCCACCCTGAGGATGCTGACTGCTATTCTACACAGTGATGGAGACCTAACTGAGCAAGGCAGGATGGG TAAACCAGACATGTCAAGGCTGCGGCTGGCAGCGGCATGTGCCCTGCTGAAGTTGGCACAGGAGCCCTGCTATCACGAAATAATCACGCTGGAGCAGTATCAGCTGTGTGCTCTCGTCATCAAT GATGAGTGCTACCAGGTGCGGCAGTGTTTTTCACAGAAGCTCCATCGTGGCCTGTGCCGCCTCCGTCTGCCACTGGAATACATGGCAGTGTTCGCTTTGTGTGCCAAGGACCCCGTTAAGGAGAGGAGGGCTCACGCTCGCCAGTGCCTggtgaaaaatgtcaacatACGGCGAGAGTACCTCAAACAGCACGCGGCCATCAGCG ACAAGCTGTTCTCTCTGCTGCCGGAGTATGTGGTGCCCTACACCATTCACCTGCTGGCACATGACCCAGACTACGTCAAAGTACAGGACATCGAGCAGCTCAAAGAAATTAAAGA GGCTCTGTGGTTTGTTCTTGAGATTATCATGGCCAAGAATGAGAACAACAGCCATGCCTTCATAAGGAAAATGGTGGAAAAtatcaaacagacaaaagatgCCCAGGCCCCCACCGATCCCAAAACCAACGAG AAACTCTACACAGTGTGTGATGTGGCCATGCACATTATCATGTCAAAGAGCACCACCTACAGCCTGGAGTCCCCAAAAGACCCCGTGCTGCCTTCACGCTTCTTCACCAAACCCGACAAG AATTTCAGCAATACAAAAAATTATCTCCCGCCAGAGATGAAGGCGTTCTTCACCCCAGGAAAG CCTAAGTCAGCCAACGTTTTGGGTGCAGTAAACAAGCCACTGTCATCGGCGGGGAAACAGCTTCAAAGCAAAGCTTCTCGTATGGAGACTGCCAGCAACGATGACTCCTCGTCCAACCCAGGCTCCCCACAACGCAGCAAGACCAG GCATGACAGCACAGAAATGgatcacagtgaaaatgaagaCATCAGCCTAAAGAGAGCAGACAGCACTGACAAG GATATTGAAAAGCCCCGCGGTCGCAAACGGGGCGTGACCTCCAGCGACGACCAGGACAGCAAGCCAAAGCGTGGACGCAAGAAGGCGGCAGCTAACACGACCGCAGCGACCGAGTCCGAGGACCAGTGGGACGAAGACAATCGGCCAGAGGATGAACAGAACAGCCCGCCGAAAAAAGGACGCAGGGGCCGGCCTCCGAAATCCACTACTGCCGGTCAGGACACACCTTCCAAGGGAAAGAGGGGACGAAAGAAGGCAGCTCCTCCACCAGAAGAcgaggatgaggaagaagaggaggaagaggacaggggcgaggaggaagcagaggatgaggaggaagaggatgacaGGAGCAGTGAAAATATGGAGGTGAAGACTAAGGGAGGAAGGCAAGCCAGGACACCGCGGCGATCACAAGG CTCAGAGTCAGCAGAATCCACAccacagaagaggagaggacgtCCTCCCAAATCAGCTCAGCCACCTGCCAAGAAACCAAC CCGTGGTGGGCGATCGAAGGCAGCTGCTGCTAAAGATGACTctgaggaagaagatgaagaagaggaggaggagcaggaggacgaGCCAACACCGAAG GGTCGTAAGAAGGCAGCAGGGAGAAGAAGatga